Part of the Halorhabdus utahensis DSM 12940 genome, TTGCGAGCACTGATACCAGTAGATTCCAGGTGACAGACAAGGGGTTTCGTTGCCGTTCAGTCTACCACTCCAGTGACCCACCGCTCTGGTACTCGGTGACCTGTGTTTCGAAGAAGTTCTTCTCCTTGTTGAGGTCGACCTGCTCGGACATCCACGGGAAGGGGTTCTCAGTGCCGTACTGCTCGGGCAGGTCGAGTTGATCGAGTCGGCGGTCGGCGATGTACTCGACGTAGTCGGCGAACTGCGAGCCACTCATCCCCAGGATCTCCTCGGGGCAGGCCTCGCGGGCGTAGATCTGTTCCAACTCGACGGCCTCCTTGATCAGGTCGATGACCTCGCTATCGAACTCGTCGGTCCAGACGCCCGGGTTCTCGGTTCGGATCTGGTCGATCAGGTCGACGCCGAAACCCACGTGCAGGGACTCGTCGCGCATGATGTACTCGAACTGCTGGCCGATGCCCACCATCTTGTTCTGCCGCTTGAGCCCGAGCATCATGGCGAAGCCCGCATAGAAGAAGATCCCTTCCATGATGACGTAGAAGCCGACGAGATCACGCAGGAGGTCCCGCACGTCCGAATCGCCGTCGATCGTGAACTCGGGGTCGTCGATCGAGCGCGTCAGGTCGACGACGAACTGGTCCTTCTCCTCGATGGATGGGACGCGGTCGTACATCCCGTAGAGGTACTCCGGCTCGAAGCCAAGCGAGTCACAGCAGTAGATGAACGTGTCCGTGTGGATGGCCTCCTCATAGGCCTGCCGGAGGAGGTACTGGCGACACTCCGGGGCGGTGACGTACTCATAGAGGGCCAGCACGAGGTTGTTCGCGGTGAGGGATTCGGCCGTCGAGAAGAAGCCCAGATTCCACTCGACGAGCTGGCGTTCGGCGTCGGTCAGTTCGTCGCCGTTCCACTGGGCGACGTCGTCCTGCATGGGGATCTCTTCGGGAACCCAGTTGTTGTTGACGCCCGCCTCGTAGTACTCGCGGGCCCAGTCGTAGTCGATCGGCAGGATCTTGTTCGGGTCGTGCTCGGCGGCAGTGTCAATTATTGGCATGGGTGGATGGCGCTGTGGGGATTGCAGTCCGCGCGCAGTTCACTGACAGGCGTCACAGGTGGGGTCCTCGACGCTGGCGAGGTCGCTGTGCCCGCCCTGGTCGCGGTCTGTCTCGTTCGATCGGGTCGTCCCGTCCTCGGGATCGCCGCTCGCGTCACGATGCTGGGTCTTGCCGTACTCCGAGAGATCGAGCGTGGACTTCTCGACCTGGGAGGCCCCCAGCGTCCGGAGGTAGTAGGTCGTCTTCAGCCCGAGTTCCCAGGCGGTCGTGTAGATGTCGTCCAGCAGGGTGCCGTCCGTCGAGGGGAAAAAGACGTTGTGGGAAACCGACTGGTCGATCCACGTCTGGCGGTGGGCCGTCAGCCGCAACTGGTGACGGGGGTCGATCTCGAAGGCCCCGCGATACAACTCCCGGAGGTCCTCGGGGATCGCCTCGATCTCCTGGATCGAGCCGTCGTGGTACTTGATCCGGTCGCGCATCTCGTCGTCCCAGAGATCCCGTTCCCGGAGGTCGGCGACGAGGTGGTCGTTGACGATCGTGAAGTCCCCGGACATGTTCGATTTGACGTAGAGGTTCGAGTACTGGGGCTCGATCGAGGCCGTGGTGCCGTTGATCGTCGAGACGGTCGCCGTCGGCGCGATGGCCATCGTGTTGGAGTTTCGCATGCCGTGCTCGGCGATCGACTTCCGGACGGCGTCCCACTCGAGGGTCTCGGTCCGCTCGGTCGGGATCTCGCGGCCGCGCTCCTCTTCGAGCAGGTCGACGGTGTCCTGCGGGAGGATGTCACGGTCCCACTTCGAGCCCTCGAAGGAGGGGTAGGCACCGCGCTCGCCGGCCAGCTCAGAGGAGGTGCGGATCGCGTGGTAGGCGACGAACTCCTGCCACCGGTTGGCTTTCTCGACGGCCTCGTTACTATTCATCGGCACACCGATCTCCATCAGCGCCTCGTGAAAGCCCATCGTGCCGAGGCCGACGGGCCGGTGACGCATGTTGGAGTCTTCGGCCTCCTCGGTCGGGTAGAAACACAGGTCGACGACGTTGTCGAGCATCCGCATCGCGGTCTCGACGGTGTCTTCGAGGTAGTCGCGATCGAGTTCACCGTCTCGCATGTGCGTCGCGAAGTTGACACTCCCGAGGTTGCAGACCGCATGCTCGTCGGTGCTCGTGTTGAGCGTGATCTCCGTACAGAGATTCGACGAGCGGATGGTCCCCTCGTGGTCCTGCGGCGAGCCGATGTTGCAGGGGTCCTTGAACGTCACCCACGGGTGGCCGGTCTCGAACAGCCGCGTCAGAAGGGTGCGCCACAATTCGGCGGCCTCGACAGTCTCGAAGTTCTCGATGTCGCCATTCTCGGCCGCCTGCTCGTACTCCCGATATTTCTCGGCAAACGCCTCACCAGTGGCCTCGTGGAGGTCTCCCACCTCGTCGGGGCTGAA contains:
- a CDS encoding ribonucleotide-diphosphate reductase subunit beta, producing the protein MPIIDTAAEHDPNKILPIDYDWAREYYEAGVNNNWVPEEIPMQDDVAQWNGDELTDAERQLVEWNLGFFSTAESLTANNLVLALYEYVTAPECRQYLLRQAYEEAIHTDTFIYCCDSLGFEPEYLYGMYDRVPSIEEKDQFVVDLTRSIDDPEFTIDGDSDVRDLLRDLVGFYVIMEGIFFYAGFAMMLGLKRQNKMVGIGQQFEYIMRDESLHVGFGVDLIDQIRTENPGVWTDEFDSEVIDLIKEAVELEQIYAREACPEEILGMSGSQFADYVEYIADRRLDQLDLPEQYGTENPFPWMSEQVDLNKEKNFFETQVTEYQSGGSLEW
- a CDS encoding ribonucleoside-diphosphate reductase subunit alpha; its protein translation is MSHQTPTQTDRIASILDRATDGEPTVTESDRTALRRAIDENCYAGADRAEVYEAILGTLSARIEAKPAYKRVAARVFRQRYYHEVIGEDLTGTELDRAYRTIFRENIERGVATDLLDTRLVDRFDLDALAEYLAPERDEHFEYLAMETLYQRYFLRTNDGEHLELPQAFWMRVAMGLAVEEDDPNARAKEFYDVLSKLEFTPSTPTLFHSGTTHPQLSSCYLTTVPDDLEGIFDAYKHHAQLSKWSGGLGNDWTPLRAEGALIESTGVESTGVVPFLRISNDVTAAINRSGKRRGAACAYLAIWHLDFPAFVDLKRATGDERRRTPDMNTAAWIPDLFMERVQAGESWTLFSPDEVGDLHEATGEAFAEKYREYEQAAENGDIENFETVEAAELWRTLLTRLFETGHPWVTFKDPCNIGSPQDHEGTIRSSNLCTEITLNTSTDEHAVCNLGSVNFATHMRDGELDRDYLEDTVETAMRMLDNVVDLCFYPTEEAEDSNMRHRPVGLGTMGFHEALMEIGVPMNSNEAVEKANRWQEFVAYHAIRTSSELAGERGAYPSFEGSKWDRDILPQDTVDLLEEERGREIPTERTETLEWDAVRKSIAEHGMRNSNTMAIAPTATVSTINGTTASIEPQYSNLYVKSNMSGDFTIVNDHLVADLRERDLWDDEMRDRIKYHDGSIQEIEAIPEDLRELYRGAFEIDPRHQLRLTAHRQTWIDQSVSHNVFFPSTDGTLLDDIYTTAWELGLKTTYYLRTLGASQVEKSTLDLSEYGKTQHRDASGDPEDGTTRSNETDRDQGGHSDLASVEDPTCDACQ